A segment of the Symmachiella macrocystis genome:
CCGCCAACGCCGGTAACCATCCGGATAGCGAGCCTCCCAGGGCCCCCAATGCGGAAAGCCTGAGCCAATCACGACGTGAGAGTGTTTTATCTGCTGATTTTCGATTCTTGAACATTACCGTTCTCCCGATTTGTATCGAAGCGCACCCTTGGATTTTCAATCGAATGGATTCAATGATTCAGCAAGAATTCAGTGCTATTGAGCAGCACCCAAAACAGGTCGCCCAATGCTTGGGCCTGGTCGTTCTTCGTGCCGCCGCTCTCCACGTACTTCACAAGACGAGATAGTTCTTCGGCGCGCGGCGGCCGACTCACTGTTGCCAGATACAAAGTTTCTATGCGTTCGGGCGTGTTTAACCAGGGGATGTCTAGCACCGCTGCCAACGTACCGCTGGTCTCTTTGTCTGTGGCCTGGACGATCAATTGACTGTTCATCATCGTCAGAGCTTGCAAGATCGTGGCCGTCCGTTCCGATGGCGATTCGCTGTTGCCGCCGAATACTTCGAAAAGGTCGCTTGACGTTGTCCTTGCGAGGTTGAAGTTCTGGGCGCGCGCGTAATCGGGGCGGCCGATGGCATACGACAGGCTGTTGATCAATTGTTCCGGCGACATGGGGCGTGGAAGCATTCTGGCGAACTGTTGGCGGTCTGCTTGGCTGGGGTCGGTTTGCCGGCTGGAAAGCTGGTAGACGCGAGTGGCCGTGATCGCCCGGATCAGAAATTTTAAGTCAAAGTCGTGCGCGATCAGTTCTCGCGCCAATTCGTCGAGCAACTGCGGATGACTTGGTGGGTGGATGTCGCTAAAGTCATCGACGGGGTCCACGATCCCGATGCCAAACAAATGGCTCCACATACGGTTGGCGGCGGTTTTGGCGAAATACGGATTCTCTGGCGCTGTGATCCATTCGGCGAACTCTTCCCGGACACTCTGCCCCTGTTTTCGTGTAGGCTGGTTGCCGTCGAGAAACGCAGCTTCGACGACCGTGTCCGAATCAGGGATCGCAATTTTTGCGCGGTCTACCGATTGGCTAATGCGGCTGAATAAATTGGTTTGCTGGCGGGGACTGCGGATTTGCGCAAAAAACGCCGCTTGACTCCAAAACTGTTTCTGTGACCAGCCGTCAAATGGATGCTCGTGGCACTGAGCGCATTCTAGGCGAACTCCCAAAAACATTCTTGATGTCGCCGCCGCAAGATTCTCGGGTTTGAATTCTTTTGCCTGATAGAACGCGGTTGGCGAACCCGCGTCACTGCCATTTCCTATACCATCTGCCAATGATGCGACCAATAACTCCGTGACCATTTCATTGTAGCGTGTTTGTTTGCCAACCAATTTCAGGCTCAGCCAATGCTCAAAGTCCGCCTTGAGAAAGCGAGTCTGAATATTTTGGTCTGCTTCGGGGATCAGCACGTTGCTCCACACGATGGTGAAGTTGTTGACGTACCCGTTACTTTCCAACAGCACGTCAACCAGATGTCGCCGCTTTCTGGAGGATGTCTCCTCCAGAAAGTCCGTGATTTCAGAGACATGAGGAATCCGTCCGGCAATCGAAAGATAGACGCGGCGGCAAAATTCGGCGTCATCCGCTTCTGGGGCGGGAGAAATCCCCTCGGCGGCCCAGCGCTCAACGATATGTTTGTCGATGAGAGCTGCCACACGGGTCACTTCTTTTTCCAAGTCAGCGTTTGTGACCGGTTGTTGCGCGTGCAGTGATGTTGAGAGCAACCACAGTCCGAGCACGCAGATCCAACCGATATTGAATAGGTATCTCATGACACTTGCGCTTTAAAGGACACTGAATGCGGGCAACGGCCGACAACGACAAGTCGTCGTGAGGGCATCAACTCAGGGGTTGTTCGAGATCAATTCACCGCCGTCCATTGTAAACCACGCGCGAAATGTTTTTTCGAGGGTGCCATGGACAAGAAAACGTGCTGAACCGTCGCAAAACCCCGTGCAGAATCCTTCGGGATCATATCCGCCCAGTTTCGGTAACGGTTTCTTGGAGTCGTAGAGGATGTCCACCGGTTTCGTCCAGGGAACTTCCGGCTTAGATTCGACAACGAGAATCGTATTACTCGTTCCATCCACAATATCACGGATTGAGGTTCCTTTTTTGCCGACGAAGGCTGTCTCCTTGCCGGTCAGTACGAAATACGATGTGTAGCCCGGTTCTGTTTTGGCGATCGGGTGCCCAAAGGTGCTAGGCATTTTTTTGACCAATTTCTTGTTATGCGGGCTGTCCCAAGGTTCATCCGTGTGGTATTCGTCGTACAACTCCTGCTCGTCAAGATACGGTAATAACGCCACCCGCCAACTATGCACGGTCTTACCATCCGGTCCCAACAAGGTGGGTGGCGGGAAGTGACCATGAACGCTGTGGTAGTTGTGCATGGCAAGCCCCAAATGTTTGATGTTGTTGAACGACAGACGTCGTTGGGCCCTATTTCGGGAGCTCTGCACTTCCGTGGCCAATTGGGCCAGTAGCTGCGAGGTCGTTTGTGCGTCGATCTTAGCTTGCAGTCGAACTATTTGGCCTTTTTGCTCTATTGTGATTTCTTTTAATAGTTGCAGGGCCAAACCTGTGAACGTCGACGCGAGCTTGGGAGTCCGCGTATTGCTGGTCAGTTGTTGCTGCAGATTCTCGAATCGAGATGTTGCCAAGGCCAGCACTGCTTTGAGTGCCTTCTCCGTTTCGGGCGCGTCTGCCGGCGTCTTGCAGGTGTATTGGCCACGCAGCTTCAATTGCTCGTCCAAAACCAGCGATACAATTGCGTTTGTACCGTTATTCCAAAGTGGTGCGATGGTTTGCAGTGCGCCTTCAGGA
Coding sequences within it:
- a CDS encoding DUF1553 domain-containing protein, with the protein product MRYLFNIGWICVLGLWLLSTSLHAQQPVTNADLEKEVTRVAALIDKHIVERWAAEGISPAPEADDAEFCRRVYLSIAGRIPHVSEITDFLEETSSRKRRHLVDVLLESNGYVNNFTIVWSNVLIPEADQNIQTRFLKADFEHWLSLKLVGKQTRYNEMVTELLVASLADGIGNGSDAGSPTAFYQAKEFKPENLAAATSRMFLGVRLECAQCHEHPFDGWSQKQFWSQAAFFAQIRSPRQQTNLFSRISQSVDRAKIAIPDSDTVVEAAFLDGNQPTRKQGQSVREEFAEWITAPENPYFAKTAANRMWSHLFGIGIVDPVDDFSDIHPPSHPQLLDELARELIAHDFDLKFLIRAITATRVYQLSSRQTDPSQADRQQFARMLPRPMSPEQLINSLSYAIGRPDYARAQNFNLARTTSSDLFEVFGGNSESPSERTATILQALTMMNSQLIVQATDKETSGTLAAVLDIPWLNTPERIETLYLATVSRPPRAEELSRLVKYVESGGTKNDQAQALGDLFWVLLNSTEFLLNH
- a CDS encoding DUF1559 family PulG-like putative transporter, giving the protein MKYLHPLSMVTVVLVASVLSLACNRVGLAQVESKSESPAEGKSAVTGLEYVPPDAMLVASIRPAALLSHPAVKNLRDIVAKDEMSQRLFGMPLADISQITAIPLPADRPDARDAFGFVIHTVNPIDEQGILDVVAPSAEKKKFEGHVYYQDKPRRQLRYIYFPDNRTVIFADQEAAFQHLIHAGRSGAGSADWTKSWSAAKDAHVAIVGNPDQIKAFMDKATAGAPEGALQTIAPLWNNGTNAIVSLVLDEQLKLRGQYTCKTPADAPETEKALKAVLALATSRFENLQQQLTSNTRTPKLASTFTGLALQLLKEITIEQKGQIVRLQAKIDAQTTSQLLAQLATEVQSSRNRAQRRLSFNNIKHLGLAMHNYHSVHGHFPPPTLLGPDGKTVHSWRVALLPYLDEQELYDEYHTDEPWDSPHNKKLVKKMPSTFGHPIAKTEPGYTSYFVLTGKETAFVGKKGTSIRDIVDGTSNTILVVESKPEVPWTKPVDILYDSKKPLPKLGGYDPEGFCTGFCDGSARFLVHGTLEKTFRAWFTMDGGELISNNP